Proteins from a single region of Candidatus Polarisedimenticolia bacterium:
- a CDS encoding biotin/lipoyl-binding protein, with translation MSRGKKILIAVVGVAVVGALVLVNLKYDRKKKVTVQTEKIATRRIKSVVTASGKIKPKKQVNISASTIGKVTKLSVAEGDMVQAGQFLLQIDPAPLAEQVQALRASIASGQASAAQAKAGLEQAKVDLSRLVELKKHDLATDQDIDRARTSVQVETAREDAAQKNIVGLQANLRSASHMLSQVTFNAPLAGLITVMNIEEGENVVTGTMNNPGTVLMTIADLSEIEA, from the coding sequence ATGTCCCGAGGCAAGAAGATCCTCATCGCGGTCGTGGGCGTTGCCGTCGTCGGCGCGCTGGTCCTGGTGAACCTCAAGTACGATCGCAAGAAGAAAGTCACCGTCCAGACCGAGAAGATCGCCACGCGACGCATCAAGTCCGTGGTGACCGCTTCCGGCAAGATCAAGCCTAAAAAGCAGGTCAACATCAGCGCCAGCACCATCGGCAAGGTGACCAAGCTCTCTGTGGCGGAGGGTGACATGGTGCAGGCGGGGCAGTTCCTCCTGCAGATCGACCCGGCCCCCCTGGCGGAGCAGGTGCAGGCCTTGCGCGCCTCGATCGCCTCGGGACAGGCCTCCGCGGCGCAGGCTAAGGCCGGCCTGGAGCAGGCGAAAGTCGACCTGTCGCGCCTCGTCGAGCTGAAGAAGCACGACCTCGCCACCGACCAGGACATCGACCGGGCGCGCACCAGCGTTCAGGTCGAGACGGCGCGCGAAGACGCGGCTCAGAAGAACATCGTCGGTCTGCAAGCCAACCTGCGCAGCGCCAGCCATATGCTCAGCCAGGTGACCTTCAACGCCCCGCTCGCCGGCTTGATCACCGTGATGAATATCGAGGAAGGGGAAAACGTCGTCACCGGCACGATGAACAACCCCGGCACGGTGCTGATGACCATCGCCGACCTCTCCGAAATCGAGGCCGA
- a CDS encoding YIP1 family protein, with the protein MSEAVGGTLSATEAPASMSFVQRIINIFVAPAKVFEFLARKPVWVAPLIVVCVFAALIQGIIFNSDAGKEMTRQEFQKSPRAAQLSPEQVDRQIAMMGKIVPISTVIIGPIITFAAAGIVYLLISILLGGEITYKQTLAAWVHVGFIGLLQGAVATGIVLFRGVKPETSLAAFAPFLEEDSFVYHFLQAFDLFVLWQLAVLAIGVGMIGRVGTRKAAISLYSALTVIALIVAGIRQAFS; encoded by the coding sequence ATGTCCGAGGCCGTGGGGGGAACCCTGTCCGCGACCGAAGCTCCCGCATCGATGAGCTTTGTCCAGCGCATCATCAACATCTTCGTGGCGCCTGCGAAGGTCTTCGAGTTCCTCGCCCGCAAGCCCGTCTGGGTCGCTCCGCTGATCGTTGTCTGCGTGTTTGCCGCCCTGATTCAGGGGATCATCTTCAATAGCGACGCGGGCAAGGAGATGACGCGGCAGGAATTCCAGAAAAGCCCCAGGGCGGCGCAGCTCTCCCCCGAGCAGGTCGATCGCCAGATCGCCATGATGGGGAAGATAGTGCCAATCTCGACCGTGATCATCGGTCCCATCATCACGTTCGCAGCTGCGGGCATCGTGTATCTGCTGATCAGCATCCTGCTGGGCGGCGAGATCACCTACAAGCAGACCCTGGCGGCCTGGGTGCACGTGGGATTCATCGGCCTTCTACAGGGAGCAGTGGCGACCGGCATCGTGTTGTTCAGGGGAGTCAAGCCCGAGACGTCCCTGGCGGCGTTTGCTCCGTTCCTCGAGGAGGATTCCTTCGTCTATCACTTCCTGCAGGCTTTCGATCTGTTCGTGCTCTGGCAGCTGGCCGTTCTTGCCATCGGCGTCGGCATGATCGGCCGTGTCGGGACGCGCAAAGCCGCCATTTCGCTGTACTCGGCGTTGACCGTCATCGCTCTGATCGTCGCCGGGATACGCCAGGCTTTTTCGTGA
- a CDS encoding Rne/Rng family ribonuclease, with product MSKAMLINVTHAEESRVAIVENGVLDTFEIETLNRESIKGNTYNGVVEGINTTLNAAFVRYSNDRPGFLPMDEINFKNVPILKGREDGGGHRQHIRDRLERGQKILVQVIKDGFSTKPASLTTYYSLPGRYLVLMPGSDSSGISRKIEDAEQRERLRKIMEELKVPDGFGVIVRTAGYDVSRTELHRDLKYLLKLWDNVQKTSDGQLWPSLVYQERDLVLRTIRDYFTQDISEIYIDSKEMYEKAMSFFQEVMPAKRKILKLYTEDRPIFTRHNLEEQIETIYKRRVSLKSGGEIVIDGTEALTAIDVNSSRSKRESNIEDLATATNIEAAEEIARQLRIRDIGGLIVIDFIDMRSQKNVREVERSLKDAMKRDKAKYDITRISKLGLLEISRQRLKAEKAAGSYVACPTCGGHGLVRTTESAALAVLRKIHARVPRGDLSAMKVSLPPDVAFYLLNQKREDLAGLEHRYKTRITIAPVPTLRPHQSEIELTTREGAPAAMEEPRVEVRPREREGREARRHRHEERRRPQPAPAPEAAPQPERAEPAPPAEAAEATQEGEQGQKRRRRRRRRRSRRGQGERMEGAGQAEEGERRPEQGPSAERRPLIVRAEALPDEEEVLVPRPLEPRSEISSEPASAQAAPVQDASEESPAPAKRGGRRLWWRKRAQRPRGSGGEAPSGEEG from the coding sequence ATGTCAAAAGCAATGCTGATCAACGTGACCCACGCGGAGGAGTCCCGCGTGGCGATCGTGGAGAACGGTGTCCTCGACACCTTCGAAATCGAGACTCTGAATCGGGAGAGCATCAAAGGCAATACCTACAACGGGGTCGTGGAGGGGATCAACACCACCCTGAACGCCGCCTTCGTGCGCTACTCCAACGACCGTCCCGGCTTCCTGCCGATGGACGAGATCAACTTCAAGAACGTGCCCATTTTGAAGGGGCGCGAGGACGGGGGCGGCCACCGGCAGCACATCCGCGACCGGCTGGAGCGGGGTCAGAAGATCCTGGTCCAGGTCATCAAGGACGGCTTCTCCACCAAGCCCGCCAGCCTCACCACGTACTACTCCCTACCGGGCCGCTACCTGGTCCTGATGCCCGGCTCCGACAGCTCCGGCATCTCCCGCAAGATCGAAGACGCCGAGCAGCGCGAGCGCCTGCGGAAGATCATGGAGGAGCTGAAGGTCCCCGACGGCTTCGGGGTGATCGTGCGGACCGCCGGCTACGACGTGTCGCGCACCGAGCTGCACCGCGACCTCAAGTACCTGCTGAAGCTCTGGGACAACGTGCAGAAGACGTCGGACGGGCAGCTCTGGCCGTCGCTCGTCTACCAGGAGCGCGACCTGGTGCTCCGGACGATTCGCGACTACTTCACCCAGGACATCTCCGAGATCTACATCGACAGCAAGGAGATGTACGAGAAGGCGATGAGCTTCTTCCAGGAGGTGATGCCCGCCAAGCGGAAGATCCTCAAGCTCTACACCGAAGACCGCCCGATCTTCACCCGCCACAACCTGGAAGAGCAGATCGAGACGATCTACAAGCGCCGCGTCTCCCTGAAGTCGGGGGGCGAGATCGTCATCGACGGCACCGAGGCGCTCACCGCCATCGACGTGAACTCTTCCCGCTCGAAGCGGGAGTCGAATATCGAGGACCTGGCCACCGCCACCAACATCGAGGCGGCGGAGGAGATCGCACGGCAGCTGCGCATCCGCGACATCGGCGGCCTGATCGTCATCGACTTCATCGACATGCGCTCCCAGAAGAACGTGCGCGAGGTGGAGCGCTCGCTGAAGGACGCGATGAAGCGCGACAAGGCCAAGTACGACATCACGCGCATCTCCAAGCTGGGGCTGCTGGAGATCTCGCGCCAGCGACTGAAGGCCGAGAAGGCCGCCGGCAGCTACGTCGCCTGCCCCACCTGCGGGGGCCACGGGCTGGTGCGCACCACCGAGTCGGCGGCGCTGGCGGTGCTGCGCAAGATCCACGCGCGGGTGCCGCGCGGCGACCTGTCGGCCATGAAGGTCAGCCTGCCTCCCGACGTCGCCTTCTATCTGCTGAACCAGAAGCGCGAGGACCTGGCGGGTCTGGAGCACCGCTACAAGACGCGCATCACCATCGCGCCGGTGCCGACCCTGAGGCCGCACCAGTCGGAGATCGAGCTGACCACCCGCGAAGGGGCGCCCGCGGCGATGGAAGAGCCGCGCGTCGAGGTCCGGCCGCGCGAGCGCGAGGGGCGCGAAGCGCGCCGCCACCGGCACGAGGAGCGGCGCCGCCCGCAGCCGGCCCCCGCCCCCGAAGCCGCGCCGCAGCCCGAGCGAGCGGAGCCCGCACCGCCTGCCGAGGCGGCAGAAGCGACGCAGGAAGGGGAGCAGGGCCAAAAGCGTCGTCGCCGCCGTCGCCGCCGTCGCTCGCGCCGGGGGCAGGGAGAGAGGATGGAAGGGGCCGGGCAGGCGGAGGAGGGCGAGCGCCGTCCCGAGCAGGGACCCAGCGCGGAGCGCCGGCCCCTGATCGTGCGCGCCGAAGCGCTGCCCGACGAGGAGGAGGTCCTCGTTCCGCGGCCTCTCGAGCCGCGCTCGGAGATCTCCTCGGAGCCGGCGTCGGCCCAGGCGGCTCCCGTCCAGGACGCTTCCGAAGAGTCGCCCGCCCCGGCGAAGCGGGGGGGCCGCAGGCTCTGGTGGCGCAAGCGGGCGCAGCGGCCCCGTGGTTCCGGGGGCGAGGCCCCTTCCGGCGAGGAAGGGTAG
- a CDS encoding M24 family metallopeptidase encodes MNLAEIQKALSSAELDGWLLFDFHGLNPIAARVAGLSGGQMITRRWFALIPVKGEPIWLHSAIEAHAFASLPGRKVAYVGWRQLEDNLRSILKGLRRVAMEYSPGGAIPYVSRVDGGTLELIRACGTEVVTSADLVQFFEARWSPEALASHRRSARHLDEIVARTFHEIASSVDSGRTRTEHEIQQFMMEQFRNRDLHAEPPIVAVNANAGNPHYMPEEGKSAAIRSGDLVLLDLWCREKPESAVFADITWMGFVGKTVPTRYDDVWQAVSGARDAAIRYVLDGAKSGKVLRGCDVDDVARAFIRDRGYERFFIHRTGHNVGHEVHGNGAHLDNLETRDERRLIPGTGCTIEPGVYLPEYGIRSEVNLFVAEEGAEVTTSVQDRITPILVR; translated from the coding sequence ATGAATCTCGCTGAAATCCAGAAGGCGCTGTCGAGCGCGGAGCTGGATGGCTGGCTCCTGTTCGACTTTCACGGTCTGAATCCCATCGCGGCGCGGGTCGCGGGGCTGTCGGGCGGGCAGATGATTACGCGCCGCTGGTTCGCCCTGATTCCCGTCAAAGGCGAGCCTATCTGGCTGCACAGCGCCATCGAGGCCCACGCCTTCGCCTCCCTTCCGGGGCGCAAGGTCGCCTACGTCGGCTGGCGCCAGCTGGAGGACAACCTGCGCTCGATCCTGAAGGGACTGCGGCGGGTGGCGATGGAATACTCGCCGGGCGGAGCGATTCCCTACGTGTCGCGGGTCGACGGCGGGACGCTGGAGCTGATCCGGGCCTGCGGGACCGAGGTGGTCACCTCGGCCGACCTGGTGCAGTTCTTCGAGGCGCGCTGGAGCCCCGAGGCGCTGGCGTCCCACCGGCGCTCGGCGCGCCACCTGGACGAGATCGTCGCCCGCACCTTCCACGAGATCGCCTCCTCGGTGGATTCCGGCCGCACCCGGACCGAGCACGAGATCCAGCAGTTCATGATGGAGCAGTTCCGCAATCGCGATCTGCACGCCGAGCCGCCCATCGTGGCGGTGAACGCCAATGCCGGAAACCCGCATTACATGCCCGAGGAGGGGAAGAGCGCGGCCATCCGCAGCGGCGACCTGGTGCTGCTGGATCTCTGGTGCCGCGAGAAGCCGGAATCGGCGGTGTTCGCCGACATCACCTGGATGGGGTTCGTGGGGAAGACGGTCCCCACCCGCTACGACGACGTCTGGCAGGCGGTGTCGGGGGCGCGCGACGCCGCCATCCGCTACGTCCTGGACGGGGCCAAGAGCGGCAAGGTTCTGCGCGGCTGCGACGTCGACGACGTGGCGCGCGCTTTCATCCGCGACCGCGGCTACGAGCGCTTCTTCATCCATCGAACCGGGCACAACGTCGGTCACGAGGTGCACGGCAACGGCGCGCACCTGGACAATCTGGAGACACGCGACGAGCGGCGGCTCATCCCGGGGACCGGCTGCACGATCGAGCCCGGGGTCTACCTGCCCGAGTACGGCATCCGCAGCGAGGTGAACCTCTTCGTCGCTGAGGAAGGCGCCGAGGTGACCACCTCCGTCCAGGACCGGATCACCCCCATTCTGGTGCGCTAG
- the dusB gene encoding tRNA dihydrouridine synthase DusB, with product MSRPFSVGGVSVNPPLILAPMAGITDQYFRRILKRIGGVGVVSMEFISSEALTRGSERTRSMMHYHPEERPLAIQIYGSDAGRMSEAAAYVEEMGADIVDINMGCPANKILKGCSGAALMGDLGLAERIIRACRDRVRIPLTVKFRLGLDDGRSNYLELGRICEGSGADAVALHARTARQMFTGRADWGRIRTLKQTLSIPVSGNGDIVTPDDALAMWRETGCDGVMIGRGAMQNPWIFRQTAARLRGEEPAPVTLADRREMILGHFRLLRDQEDERFALHKIRTFTGWYTHGLPNGRQLRQKISTLPTVEAFIEAVESFFETFQDATAAA from the coding sequence GTGTCTCGACCCTTCTCCGTCGGCGGCGTCAGCGTGAATCCGCCGCTGATCCTGGCCCCCATGGCCGGCATCACCGACCAGTACTTCCGCCGCATCCTCAAGCGCATCGGCGGGGTGGGGGTGGTGTCGATGGAGTTCATCTCCTCGGAAGCGCTGACCCGCGGCAGCGAGCGCACCCGCTCGATGATGCACTATCACCCCGAAGAGCGGCCCCTGGCCATCCAGATCTACGGCTCCGACGCCGGCCGGATGTCGGAGGCCGCCGCCTACGTCGAGGAGATGGGGGCTGACATCGTCGACATCAACATGGGCTGCCCGGCCAACAAGATCCTGAAGGGATGCTCCGGCGCGGCACTGATGGGGGACCTCGGCCTGGCGGAGAGGATCATCCGGGCCTGCCGTGACCGCGTGCGCATCCCTCTGACGGTGAAGTTCCGTCTCGGGCTGGACGACGGGCGCAGCAACTATCTCGAGCTGGGACGCATCTGTGAGGGGAGCGGCGCCGACGCGGTGGCGCTGCACGCCCGCACGGCGCGACAGATGTTCACCGGCCGGGCCGACTGGGGAAGGATCCGCACGCTGAAGCAGACCCTGTCGATACCCGTCAGCGGCAACGGCGATATCGTCACGCCCGACGACGCGCTGGCGATGTGGCGCGAGACCGGCTGCGACGGCGTCATGATCGGGCGCGGCGCGATGCAGAACCCATGGATCTTCCGGCAGACCGCCGCGCGCTTGCGCGGCGAGGAGCCCGCGCCGGTGACCCTGGCCGACCGGCGCGAGATGATCCTCGGGCACTTCCGGCTCCTGCGCGATCAGGAGGATGAGCGCTTCGCCCTGCACAAGATCCGCACTTTCACCGGCTGGTACACGCACGGCCTCCCCAACGGCCGGCAGCTGCGCCAGAAGATCTCGACGCTCCCCACGGTGGAAGCCTTCATCGAGGCGGTCGAGTCGTTCTTCGAAACCTTCCAGGACGCCACCGCCGCCGCCTGA
- a CDS encoding TerC family protein, producing the protein MDWLSDPNAWVGFLTLAGLEIVLGIDNIVFISILVGKLEKERQPRAYRVGLGLALISRIALLMSLSWVMGLTRPLFEVLGRGFTGRDIVLLLGGLFLIAKSTLEIHERLEGEEGARSSRVAASYASVLIQIMLLDIVFSLDSVITAVGMVSHVTIMIAAVIVAVLVMMIFAKRIGDFVHRHPSVKMLALAFLLLIGVVLMADGFGHHVPKGYIYTAMAFSLFVELLNLRARGRSKVGHPVELREPYIEGAAGAASQKRKA; encoded by the coding sequence ATGGACTGGCTTTCCGATCCCAACGCCTGGGTCGGCTTTCTCACGCTGGCCGGGCTGGAAATCGTCCTCGGGATCGACAACATCGTCTTCATCTCCATCCTGGTGGGGAAGCTGGAGAAGGAGCGCCAGCCGCGGGCCTACCGCGTGGGGCTGGGGCTCGCCCTGATCTCCCGCATCGCGCTGCTCATGTCCCTGTCCTGGGTGATGGGGCTGACGCGGCCGCTGTTCGAGGTGCTGGGACGGGGGTTCACCGGACGCGACATCGTTCTGCTGCTCGGCGGATTGTTCCTGATCGCCAAGAGCACGCTGGAAATCCACGAGCGCCTGGAAGGCGAGGAGGGAGCGCGCTCATCGCGCGTCGCCGCTTCTTACGCCTCGGTGCTGATCCAGATCATGCTTCTCGACATCGTCTTCTCCCTCGACTCCGTGATCACGGCCGTGGGCATGGTGTCGCACGTCACCATCATGATCGCGGCGGTCATCGTCGCGGTCCTGGTGATGATGATCTTCGCCAAACGGATCGGCGATTTCGTCCACCGCCACCCCAGCGTGAAGATGCTGGCGCTCGCTTTCCTTCTTCTGATCGGCGTCGTCCTGATGGCCGACGGCTTCGGCCATCACGTGCCGAAGGGGTACATCTACACCGCGATGGCCTTCTCCCTCTTCGTCGAGCTGCTGAACCTGCGCGCCCGGGGCCGGAGCAAAGTGGGGCATCCCGTCGAGCTGCGCGAGCCCTACATCGAAGGGGCCGCCGGCGCCGCATCGCAGAAGCGGAAGGCCTGA
- a CDS encoding glutathione S-transferase family protein, translating into MSLKLYHFEACPYCEKVRSALRRMEVRYESVEIDPSDRSAVEEISGQKKVPVLVDGETVIHDSTRILNYLVKSYGGGRFLPDDARSRALAWIIEEYVDEALIPLVGSQRRGVDGKGAALDDAGKALIKAELAHHYEALDQLLAGDGFALGARPTLADIALYACLSRVELYSPRGIPPEYPAVRAWYARMKG; encoded by the coding sequence TTGTCCTTGAAGCTTTATCATTTCGAAGCCTGCCCCTATTGCGAGAAGGTGCGCTCCGCGCTGCGCCGGATGGAGGTCCGCTACGAAAGCGTCGAAATCGACCCCTCGGACCGCTCGGCGGTGGAGGAGATTTCGGGGCAGAAGAAGGTGCCGGTGCTGGTGGACGGAGAGACGGTCATTCACGATTCCACCCGCATCCTGAACTACCTGGTGAAGAGCTACGGAGGAGGCAGGTTCCTCCCGGATGACGCCCGCTCCCGCGCCCTGGCCTGGATCATCGAGGAGTATGTGGACGAGGCGTTGATCCCGCTCGTGGGGAGCCAGCGCCGCGGCGTCGACGGCAAAGGCGCGGCGCTCGATGACGCGGGCAAGGCTCTCATAAAGGCCGAGCTGGCCCATCACTACGAGGCGCTGGACCAGCTGCTGGCGGGCGACGGGTTCGCGCTGGGAGCACGGCCGACCCTGGCCGACATCGCTTTGTATGCCTGCCTCTCCCGCGTCGAGCTGTACAGCCCCCGCGGAATCCCTCCCGAGTATCCGGCGGTGCGCGCCTGGTACGCGCGGATGAAGGGCTGA
- a CDS encoding sigma-70 family RNA polymerase sigma factor, translating to MQHERPATKRGSPPGAPGADVRREEFEAQALPHLRAMHHLALRLTRNDRDAEDLVQDTYLRAYRFFHRFEPGTNIRAWLFRILKNQFLNRVQQHRLESGNVDLDDMLASGAAPESAFPHVQDRNPEQEVMASVTSSEVEEALAELPAEYRPVVTLALVDEKSYKYISKALRIPMGTVMSRLHRGRRLLQSRLYDYVAHRHLVGRDALAEAAGARREVSH from the coding sequence ATGCAGCACGAACGCCCTGCCACGAAGCGAGGTAGCCCCCCGGGTGCCCCCGGGGCGGACGTTCGCCGGGAGGAATTCGAAGCCCAGGCCCTGCCGCATCTGCGGGCGATGCACCACCTGGCGCTGCGCCTGACGCGCAACGACAGGGACGCCGAAGATCTCGTCCAGGATACCTACCTGCGTGCCTATCGTTTCTTCCACCGTTTCGAGCCCGGCACCAACATCCGGGCCTGGCTGTTCCGGATCCTGAAGAACCAGTTCCTCAATCGGGTGCAGCAGCACCGGCTCGAGTCGGGCAACGTCGACCTGGACGATATGCTCGCCTCGGGCGCCGCTCCCGAGTCGGCCTTTCCCCACGTGCAGGACCGGAACCCGGAGCAGGAAGTGATGGCTTCGGTCACTTCCTCGGAGGTCGAGGAGGCGCTGGCGGAGCTGCCGGCCGAGTACCGTCCGGTGGTGACGCTCGCCCTGGTGGACGAGAAAAGCTACAAATACATCTCGAAGGCGCTGCGCATCCCCATGGGCACCGTCATGTCGCGGCTGCACCGGGGACGCAGGCTCCTGCAATCGCGGCTCTACGACTACGTCGCGCACCGTCACCTGGTGGGGCGCGATGCCCTCGCCGAAGCCGCCGGCGCCCGCCGCGAAGTCTCGCACTAG
- a CDS encoding alpha/beta fold hydrolase, translated as MAARIETIKMMGPCGVLEGILRIPHEPPPRAALLCHPHPLYQGSMHSPVIYRAAKAFHRRGFATLRFNFRGVGISEGGYDGGVGEKEDVRAALETLAAKCPGLPVTLLGYSFGARVGLEACGDDGRVDRLVGIGLPLTLGSFDFLQAIAKPIRIVQGDRDEYGSTDDLRRLVEKLGESARLLIVPGADHLFTSALDTLEETLYEVLAD; from the coding sequence ATGGCCGCACGAATCGAGACGATCAAGATGATGGGCCCCTGCGGGGTGCTGGAGGGAATCCTCAGAATCCCGCACGAGCCTCCCCCGCGGGCGGCGCTGCTGTGCCATCCGCATCCTCTTTATCAGGGGTCGATGCACTCGCCGGTGATTTACCGCGCGGCGAAGGCCTTTCACCGGCGCGGATTCGCTACCTTGAGGTTCAATTTCCGGGGAGTCGGGATCTCGGAGGGGGGCTACGACGGGGGAGTGGGGGAGAAGGAAGACGTGCGGGCGGCCCTCGAGACTCTGGCGGCGAAATGTCCGGGCCTTCCGGTCACGCTGCTCGGCTATTCCTTCGGCGCCCGCGTCGGGTTGGAGGCCTGCGGCGATGATGGCCGCGTCGACCGGCTGGTGGGAATTGGACTGCCCCTGACGCTCGGGTCCTTCGATTTCCTGCAGGCCATTGCCAAGCCGATCCGGATCGTGCAGGGAGATCGGGATGAATATGGATCGACGGACGACCTGCGGCGCCTGGTGGAGAAGCTGGGGGAGAGTGCCAGGCTGCTGATCGTCCCGGGGGCCGATCACCTCTTCACTTCGGCTCTCGATACGCTGGAAGAAACCCTCTACGAGGTGCTCGCGGACTGA
- the mutY gene encoding A/G-specific adenine glycosylase — protein MARIIQKRSEVFSAAKAAHRLGAWYHRHRRDLPWRRTRDPYRIWISEVMLQQTQVSTVIAYYERFVRRFPTVRALAKAREADVLAAWSGLGYYRRARHLHAAAREIVARHGGRLPSRMDALRALPGIGSYTAGAIASIAFDRPEPALDGNAERVLARLLALRGDPAVAAVRRRLEQAARDLLGCGSPSDITQALMELGALICTPVSPRCARCPLARDCEARARGIEEELPQSGKSRRAERRESAVAIVRHGGAYLMVRRTGPGLMEGLWEFPGDFLESGESAAAGLRRVGRQRLGRAIESEEEIARLSQTITYRRIRVSARAAQLSEPAPGWRMPSHARWLTRDRLLRLPHGSLTARLLALLEIEPPAARRRADRS, from the coding sequence ATGGCGCGGATTATACAAAAAAGGTCGGAGGTTTTTTCGGCGGCGAAGGCGGCGCACCGGCTCGGTGCGTGGTATCACCGGCATCGCCGTGATCTTCCGTGGCGGCGCACGCGCGATCCCTACCGCATCTGGATCTCCGAGGTGATGCTGCAGCAGACGCAGGTATCGACGGTGATCGCCTATTACGAGCGCTTCGTGCGGCGCTTTCCCACGGTGCGGGCGCTCGCGAAGGCGCGCGAGGCCGACGTGCTGGCGGCCTGGTCGGGGCTGGGCTACTACCGGCGGGCCCGCCACTTGCACGCGGCCGCCCGCGAGATCGTCGCCCGGCACGGTGGCCGGCTGCCCTCCCGGATGGATGCGCTGCGCGCCCTCCCCGGGATTGGCAGCTACACCGCCGGGGCGATCGCCAGCATCGCTTTCGATCGCCCGGAGCCGGCCCTGGATGGCAACGCCGAGCGGGTGCTGGCGCGCCTGTTGGCCCTCCGGGGCGATCCCGCCGTCGCGGCGGTGCGCCGGCGCCTGGAGCAGGCGGCGCGCGATCTTCTGGGATGCGGCAGTCCCTCGGACATTACGCAGGCCCTGATGGAGCTGGGTGCGCTGATCTGCACGCCCGTTTCGCCCCGTTGCGCGCGCTGTCCTCTCGCGCGTGACTGCGAGGCCAGGGCCAGGGGAATCGAGGAGGAGCTGCCGCAATCCGGGAAGAGCCGTCGCGCGGAGAGGCGCGAATCGGCCGTGGCGATCGTGCGCCATGGCGGGGCCTATCTCATGGTGCGGCGCACCGGTCCCGGATTGATGGAAGGGCTGTGGGAATTCCCCGGGGATTTCCTGGAATCGGGAGAGAGCGCCGCCGCCGGATTGCGTCGCGTCGGCAGGCAGCGGCTGGGGCGGGCGATCGAATCCGAAGAGGAGATTGCCCGGCTGAGCCAGACGATCACCTATCGCCGGATCCGCGTGAGCGCCCGCGCCGCGCAGCTGTCGGAGCCGGCGCCGGGCTGGAGGATGCCGAGCCATGCGCGATGGCTCACGCGCGATCGCCTCCTGCGTCTGCCCCACGGCTCCCTGACGGCGAGGCTGCTCGCGCTGCTGGAAATAGAACCGCCCGCGGCGCGGCGGCGTGCGGATCGATCCTGA
- a CDS encoding NAD-dependent epimerase/dehydratase family protein has translation MRILVTGGAGFIGSHIADAYLRAGHRVAVIDNLATGFRKNLPAKARFYEADLRNTTLIRKIVLKEKPDIVNHHAALAEVVKSVRDPLPTFEVNVSGTAGLLLACGEAGIRKFLFASTGGAIYGEPKKVPAPESEPPVPLSPYGLSKWLGEEVIRFYSRTYGFPYVIFRYPNVYGPRQNPKGEAGVVAIFAGLMRSGQQPIIFGDGTKTRDYVYVEDLVRANLTALRKGKNETLNLGWGRKVSDLDIFKTLASAMGFRDKAKHAPYRKGEVYRIALSARRASKVLGWKPAVTLEQGIRRYLDATYPTLRR, from the coding sequence ATGCGAATCCTCGTGACCGGTGGTGCGGGCTTCATCGGCAGCCACATCGCGGACGCTTACCTGCGGGCGGGACACCGGGTGGCGGTGATCGACAACCTGGCCACCGGGTTCCGCAAGAATCTCCCTGCCAAGGCGCGATTCTATGAAGCCGACCTACGGAACACAACGTTGATCCGCAAGATCGTGCTCAAGGAGAAGCCGGATATCGTCAACCACCACGCCGCCCTCGCGGAGGTGGTGAAATCTGTGCGCGATCCGCTCCCCACCTTCGAGGTCAATGTCTCCGGGACCGCGGGGCTGCTGTTGGCGTGCGGCGAGGCCGGCATCCGCAAGTTCCTGTTCGCCTCCACCGGAGGCGCAATCTACGGCGAGCCGAAGAAGGTCCCCGCGCCCGAGTCGGAGCCTCCCGTTCCCCTGTCGCCCTACGGTCTCTCGAAGTGGCTGGGCGAGGAAGTCATCCGCTTCTACTCGCGGACGTACGGCTTCCCCTACGTGATCTTCCGCTATCCCAACGTCTATGGGCCGCGCCAGAACCCGAAGGGAGAGGCGGGCGTGGTGGCGATCTTCGCCGGGCTGATGCGCTCAGGGCAGCAGCCCATAATCTTCGGGGACGGGACGAAGACGCGCGACTACGTCTATGTCGAGGATTTGGTGCGGGCCAACCTCACGGCGCTGCGCAAAGGAAAGAACGAGACGCTCAACCTGGGATGGGGAAGGAAGGTCAGCGACCTCGACATCTTCAAAACGCTGGCAAGCGCGATGGGCTTCCGCGACAAGGCGAAGCACGCCCCCTACCGCAAGGGCGAGGTCTACCGCATCGCCCTGTCGGCCCGGCGCGCAAGCAAAGTCCTCGGCTGGAAGCCGGCCGTGACCCTCGAGCAGGGAATCCGCCGCTACCTCGACGCCACCTACCCGACGCTGCGCCGCTAG